From the genome of Devriesea agamarum, one region includes:
- a CDS encoding anthranilate synthase component II: MAKRSFSDETTAGPRVLVVDNYDSFVWTIVGYLRQMGARCQVVRNDEVPTSSRGVDLTGYDAVLVSPGPGHPREAGLTLETIRACADIQLPMLGVCLGHQALGQFFGATVTHAPRLMHGQTSQIHHEGRGVFEGLPSPLTATRYHSLTVVPDTVPQELMVTARTEDGVIMGLSHRTLPLHGVQFHPESVLTQSGHRMLATFLGFADGHDPAERSAGLAPLVG, translated from the coding sequence ATGGCTAAGAGGTCATTTTCGGACGAGACCACGGCAGGCCCCCGGGTGCTGGTCGTCGATAATTACGACAGCTTTGTCTGGACGATTGTCGGCTACCTGCGCCAGATGGGTGCCCGCTGCCAGGTTGTGCGCAATGATGAGGTGCCCACCTCGTCGCGCGGTGTGGACCTCACGGGATATGACGCGGTGCTCGTCTCCCCGGGCCCGGGGCATCCTCGCGAGGCGGGTCTAACCCTGGAGACTATTCGCGCATGTGCCGACATCCAACTCCCCATGCTCGGGGTGTGCCTTGGGCACCAGGCACTCGGCCAGTTTTTCGGAGCGACCGTCACCCATGCGCCGCGTTTAATGCACGGCCAGACCAGCCAGATTCATCACGAGGGCCGTGGGGTCTTCGAGGGGTTACCGTCCCCGCTGACGGCAACCCGCTATCACTCGTTGACGGTTGTTCCCGATACGGTGCCCCAGGAACTGATGGTGACGGCTCGCACCGAGGATGGCGTGATCATGGGTCTTTCCCACCGCACGCTGCCGCTGCACGGGGTACAGTTCCATCCGGAGTCGGTGCTCACTCAGTCCGGTCACCGGATGCTGGCAACATTCCTAGGGTTTGCCGACGGGCACGATCCAGCGGAGCGTTCCGCGGGTTTGGCGCCTCTGGTGGGTTAG
- a CDS encoding serine/threonine-protein kinase: protein MRTREGLILEDRYRLVRLIATGGMGQVWEGVDQDLERPCAIKILREEYAGDPGFLERFRAEARHTAALAHDAIAALYDYGEADGRAYIVMELVPGRPLADIIEENPDGLPERRVLDVLIQLARALEAAHAAGVVHRDVKPENILVDDENNWAVKITDFGIARSAEQARLTKSGLVMGTAQYLSPEQAMGKQATSLSDIYALGIVAFEILSGHRPFTGSSQVEIAMAQVKQKVPPLPDKVDPDLRTLVEMCLAKAPANRPRSAASVARVLESIRRGETPRFTTGSLPVSSPRDASRPAQSPARTAARPVPATSPTGTRTAAMPLPTADKPRNMRHRSVRRPVPVRGFSTSTSAKDRRALSSTHPASNPAHPAPTASTAPNQGAQRGTLARSGHASAQAQDTGRASSPAGPGATGNPQHSSLPPQTGTSDLCEASSPRPQGTSTGRRLGRWTFPGIVLVVLLVAAAVVGILTATRTISLGAPVPGAVTGTSVYASTSAIFSAPAPVAATTRSDDDQVMPGHRAAHRLRAISMDRLVTTPHGMRTEQHSE, encoded by the coding sequence ATGAGAACGCGCGAAGGCCTGATCCTCGAAGATCGCTATCGTCTGGTCCGGCTGATTGCCACCGGTGGCATGGGGCAGGTGTGGGAAGGTGTCGACCAAGACCTCGAACGCCCCTGCGCCATTAAAATCTTGCGCGAAGAATACGCGGGAGATCCCGGGTTTCTCGAACGGTTCCGTGCTGAGGCACGCCACACCGCAGCGTTAGCACACGATGCCATCGCGGCGCTGTATGACTACGGCGAAGCCGACGGCCGCGCCTACATTGTGATGGAGCTCGTTCCGGGCCGTCCCCTAGCCGACATCATTGAAGAAAACCCCGATGGCCTGCCGGAACGGCGAGTCCTGGATGTTCTCATTCAGCTTGCCCGAGCTTTAGAAGCCGCACATGCAGCGGGGGTCGTGCACCGCGACGTCAAGCCCGAAAACATTCTGGTTGATGACGAGAATAACTGGGCCGTAAAGATCACTGATTTCGGGATCGCCCGCAGCGCAGAACAAGCCCGCCTGACGAAATCTGGCTTGGTGATGGGCACCGCCCAATATCTGTCACCCGAGCAGGCAATGGGTAAGCAGGCCACCTCCCTGTCCGATATTTACGCTCTTGGGATCGTGGCTTTTGAGATCCTCTCCGGCCATCGACCGTTCACTGGGTCTAGCCAGGTCGAGATCGCGATGGCGCAGGTGAAACAGAAAGTTCCGCCGCTTCCCGACAAGGTTGACCCGGATCTGCGCACCCTGGTTGAGATGTGTCTGGCAAAAGCTCCGGCCAACCGTCCCCGGTCCGCAGCCTCCGTTGCCAGAGTGTTGGAGTCTATCCGCCGCGGCGAAACCCCGCGCTTTACCACGGGTTCTTTGCCCGTCTCCTCACCGCGTGACGCGTCACGACCTGCGCAATCGCCGGCCCGCACCGCTGCCCGGCCTGTCCCTGCTACCTCGCCGACCGGAACCCGCACCGCCGCCATGCCATTGCCCACCGCCGACAAGCCGCGGAACATGCGCCATCGGAGCGTCCGCCGTCCGGTACCGGTGCGCGGATTCTCTACCTCGACCTCCGCTAAGGATCGTCGGGCGCTTTCGAGCACCCACCCGGCATCCAATCCGGCCCACCCAGCACCCACAGCGAGTACGGCACCAAACCAGGGCGCACAGCGTGGAACGCTCGCCAGAAGCGGGCATGCTTCTGCCCAGGCGCAGGATACTGGTCGCGCCTCGTCCCCGGCAGGACCAGGGGCGACTGGAAACCCCCAGCACTCCTCGCTGCCACCGCAAACGGGCACCAGCGACCTTTGCGAAGCATCCTCGCCAAGGCCCCAGGGCACCTCCACCGGCCGTCGCCTCGGGCGATGGACCTTCCCGGGAATCGTTTTAGTGGTTCTTCTCGTGGCCGCCGCTGTGGTGGGCATCCTGACGGCCACTCGTACCATCTCTTTAGGAGCACCGGTACCGGGTGCAGTGACGGGCACTTCGGTGTACGCCAGCACCTCCGCAATATTCAGCGCGCCCGCCCCCGTGGCGGCTACGACCCGCAGCGACGATGACCAGGTTATGCCCGGACACCGTGCAGCTCACAGGTTGCGCGCCATTAGTATGGATCGATTAGTCACGACGCCGCACGGCATGAGGACGGAACAGCACAGTGAGTGA
- a CDS encoding FHA domain-containing protein FhaB/FipA has product MSELTIILLRIGFVVALWLFLFLVLVVLRSDLFGTAVVARGRAANRKNSRRAESRSETSRTDDTPASRTDPSVTARNLVVTAGPLRGTSLHLQSMPVLIGRAPECTLVLDDDYASNRHARVFAKDGEWFVEDLGSTNGTLLAGRRIDSATLFKPGATLRIGRTEIELRRGPR; this is encoded by the coding sequence ATGAGTGAACTCACAATTATTCTGCTGCGTATCGGTTTCGTCGTCGCACTGTGGCTCTTTTTGTTCCTCGTGCTGGTGGTTTTGCGCAGCGACCTTTTCGGAACCGCGGTGGTTGCCCGAGGTCGCGCGGCGAATCGCAAAAATAGCCGTCGCGCAGAGTCCCGCAGTGAGACCAGCCGAACAGATGACACCCCCGCCTCTCGCACCGACCCCTCCGTGACCGCCCGCAACCTCGTGGTCACCGCTGGCCCATTGCGTGGCACATCACTGCACTTGCAATCCATGCCCGTCCTCATTGGCCGCGCCCCAGAATGCACCCTGGTTCTCGACGACGATTACGCATCTAATCGTCACGCGCGCGTGTTCGCCAAAGACGGCGAATGGTTTGTTGAGGACCTCGGTTCCACCAACGGCACCCTCTTAGCAGGTCGCCGTATCGATTCAGCAACCCTATTTAAACCGGGGGCAACCTTGCGCATTGGCCGAACAGAGATCGAATTGAGACGAGGACCTCGATGA
- the pknB gene encoding Stk1 family PASTA domain-containing Ser/Thr kinase, with protein MSDTPIVLGGRYELGKMLGTGGMADVFLGKDTRLHRTVAIKILRSDLARDENFQERFRREAQSAAGLNHPTIVGVYDTGEDHRTDHTGRDVSIPYIVMEYVQGHTLRELVNPDDPLSVDKAAEVMGGVLSALEYSHRSGIVHRDIKPGNVMMTPAGEVKVMDFGIARAADATSGMTATQTVMGTAQYLSPEQALGETVDSRSDIYSAACVLYELLTGRPPFTGDSPVSIAYQHVREPVLPPSHFNPKVPPAMDQVVLKGLAKSRDDRYQSAAEFARDIANVIAGRPTAAALGAAEAAGAGPDDATQVLGRVAGATAATTVLPNGSAPTQALSSPHKPQPATRPAAAPSPSGHRADADRKKRKAWPWILLAVVIVAILALVGFLFIGGGSQSVAVPNVVGMTQADARTALNKADLKAQFQEIPSTDVEQGKVISTDPPAGQKADAGSTVKVSISSGPDAVKVPDLSGKTSDQAQQMLAQAGLKIGTVKEEDSPGTKAGEVIRSEPAAGTQVQQGSQVNILIASGRIPVPNVVGQTQASAEATLKNAGLKVQVVQSQSSDETPGQVVAQNPDASNGTTVKIGSTVQITVVVEPSEVTMLNYVGKNADDAILSLQQLGFGIQRQEQYSASVPSGQVISTNPAGGTKVKPNSTVTVVISKGAWGSPSATPTATPSSPSAGRRNGQD; from the coding sequence GTGAGTGATACCCCCATAGTCCTGGGAGGACGCTACGAGCTCGGAAAGATGCTCGGCACGGGCGGCATGGCCGACGTCTTCCTCGGCAAAGACACGCGCCTGCACCGCACGGTTGCGATTAAGATTTTGCGCTCTGACCTGGCGCGAGACGAGAACTTCCAGGAGAGGTTCCGCCGAGAGGCCCAGAGCGCAGCGGGACTGAATCATCCCACCATCGTCGGCGTATACGACACGGGAGAGGACCACCGCACAGACCACACGGGGCGGGACGTCTCGATCCCCTACATCGTGATGGAATATGTGCAAGGGCACACCCTGCGGGAACTGGTGAATCCCGACGATCCGCTGAGCGTGGATAAAGCAGCCGAAGTTATGGGGGGTGTGCTCTCGGCGCTGGAATACTCACACCGTTCAGGGATCGTGCACCGCGATATTAAACCGGGCAATGTGATGATGACACCCGCCGGTGAAGTCAAAGTCATGGACTTTGGCATCGCACGCGCGGCGGACGCCACCAGCGGTATGACCGCCACCCAGACCGTCATGGGCACCGCCCAATACCTCTCTCCTGAGCAGGCCCTCGGGGAGACCGTCGATTCCCGCTCCGATATCTACTCCGCCGCCTGTGTTCTGTACGAGCTGCTGACAGGACGTCCCCCGTTTACCGGTGACTCCCCCGTTTCCATTGCGTACCAGCACGTACGCGAACCTGTTCTGCCTCCGAGCCACTTCAACCCGAAGGTGCCCCCGGCGATGGACCAGGTGGTGCTCAAGGGGCTCGCCAAGTCGCGCGATGACCGCTATCAGTCGGCGGCCGAGTTTGCCCGTGACATCGCTAATGTCATCGCTGGCCGCCCCACAGCTGCGGCTCTTGGCGCCGCTGAAGCGGCAGGAGCGGGTCCAGATGACGCCACCCAGGTGCTCGGACGCGTGGCTGGCGCTACGGCCGCGACCACGGTGCTTCCCAACGGCAGCGCACCCACGCAGGCTCTATCCAGTCCTCATAAACCTCAGCCTGCCACCCGTCCGGCTGCGGCGCCGTCCCCATCGGGTCATCGCGCCGATGCAGACCGGAAGAAACGCAAGGCGTGGCCGTGGATCCTGCTAGCCGTTGTGATCGTGGCTATTTTGGCACTGGTCGGTTTCCTGTTTATCGGCGGTGGCTCACAGTCGGTGGCGGTTCCCAATGTGGTGGGGATGACCCAAGCCGATGCCCGCACCGCGCTGAATAAGGCTGACCTCAAAGCCCAGTTCCAGGAGATTCCCTCCACCGATGTTGAGCAGGGCAAGGTGATTTCAACTGACCCGCCCGCCGGCCAGAAAGCCGATGCCGGTTCCACCGTCAAGGTCAGTATTTCCTCGGGTCCGGATGCGGTGAAGGTTCCGGATCTCTCCGGAAAGACCAGTGACCAGGCTCAGCAGATGCTGGCCCAAGCCGGGTTGAAGATCGGCACGGTGAAGGAAGAAGACTCCCCCGGGACGAAGGCGGGTGAAGTTATCCGGTCTGAGCCAGCCGCAGGCACCCAGGTTCAGCAGGGCTCCCAGGTCAACATCCTGATCGCGTCCGGGCGGATCCCGGTACCGAACGTGGTCGGGCAGACCCAGGCCAGTGCCGAAGCCACCTTGAAGAACGCCGGATTAAAAGTGCAGGTTGTTCAGAGCCAGAGCAGCGATGAAACCCCCGGTCAGGTAGTGGCGCAAAACCCCGATGCATCTAACGGCACCACCGTGAAGATTGGGTCCACTGTTCAGATCACGGTGGTTGTCGAACCGAGCGAAGTCACCATGCTCAACTACGTTGGGAAGAACGCCGACGATGCGATTTTGAGTCTGCAGCAGCTCGGGTTCGGGATCCAGCGCCAGGAACAGTATTCAGCCTCGGTGCCGTCGGGTCAGGTGATTTCGACCAACCCTGCGGGTGGAACGAAGGTGAAACCGAACAGCACTGTGACCGTGGTGATCTCGAAGGGAGCCTGGGGCAGCCCCAGTGCCACCCCGACTGCGACCCCGAGTTCTCCCTCGGCTGGACGCCGCAATGGTCAGGACTAG
- a CDS encoding FtsW/RodA/SpoVE family cell cycle protein, which yields MATVLSYAPRTRRATHAFLMLCAVAIAVGAHILVGIGRFQQVPDDIWIYAGVFLAFGVLLHVIVCWKAPYADPVIAPVAVLINGLGVALIASVDGARQVFEHKTFGYADRQLMWTALGIILCCVVMLFLRDHRLLRRYTWISALAGIALLLMPLLPLIGHEENGSRIWIKIAGFSFQPGEIAKICFAIFFAGYLVSRRDTLALAGPKLLGIHFPRWRDFGPILVAWVFGLAVLVFETDLGTSLLFFGLFVAALYIATDRLSWIIIGFVMFVPPAVFAATHISHVQTRMTCWIDPLARENYDRCYQVAQGLFGMANGGITGAGLGQGRPNLVPFSWSDFIFSTAAEELGLVGIFAILILYLVLIERAFRTGVGISDGFGKLLAGGLAFVTALQIFVVIGGITRVIPLTGLTLPFMAAGGSSLIANWMIIGLLLRMSDSSRRPDPKPVSPDDPAVQAALAAQSLTPPPAGVKAA from the coding sequence ATGGCGACAGTCCTCTCGTATGCCCCGCGCACCCGGCGCGCCACACATGCATTCCTGATGCTGTGTGCCGTTGCCATCGCCGTGGGCGCCCACATTCTGGTCGGCATCGGCCGATTCCAGCAGGTTCCAGACGACATCTGGATCTACGCCGGAGTGTTCCTGGCCTTCGGAGTGCTGCTGCATGTCATCGTTTGTTGGAAAGCACCGTATGCCGATCCCGTGATCGCCCCGGTCGCGGTCCTGATTAACGGACTCGGTGTGGCCTTAATTGCCAGCGTCGACGGCGCCCGGCAAGTCTTTGAACACAAAACCTTCGGCTACGCTGACCGCCAGCTCATGTGGACTGCCCTCGGGATCATCCTGTGCTGCGTCGTGATGCTGTTTTTACGCGACCACCGATTGCTTCGCCGGTACACCTGGATCTCAGCGCTGGCCGGAATCGCCCTGTTGTTGATGCCGTTGCTTCCGCTGATCGGCCACGAGGAAAATGGGTCCCGGATTTGGATCAAGATCGCTGGCTTCAGTTTCCAGCCCGGTGAGATCGCCAAAATCTGCTTCGCTATCTTCTTTGCCGGTTACCTCGTCTCTCGCCGGGATACCTTGGCACTGGCAGGCCCCAAGCTCCTCGGGATTCACTTCCCGCGGTGGCGAGACTTCGGCCCGATCCTGGTTGCCTGGGTCTTCGGTCTAGCCGTTTTAGTGTTTGAAACCGACCTCGGAACCTCCCTGCTGTTTTTCGGGTTGTTCGTTGCGGCGCTCTATATCGCCACCGACCGGCTGTCATGGATCATCATCGGCTTCGTGATGTTCGTGCCACCGGCAGTGTTCGCAGCCACCCACATCTCACATGTGCAGACCCGTATGACCTGCTGGATTGATCCGTTAGCGCGGGAAAATTACGACCGCTGCTACCAGGTCGCACAGGGCTTATTCGGTATGGCTAACGGCGGCATCACCGGGGCTGGACTGGGGCAGGGACGTCCGAATCTGGTTCCGTTCTCCTGGTCGGACTTCATTTTCTCCACCGCCGCCGAGGAATTGGGGCTGGTTGGAATCTTCGCGATTTTGATTCTGTACCTGGTGTTGATCGAACGGGCATTCCGCACCGGAGTTGGCATCTCGGACGGGTTCGGCAAACTCTTAGCGGGCGGTCTGGCGTTTGTGACCGCACTTCAGATCTTCGTAGTGATCGGTGGAATCACCCGCGTGATCCCGCTGACCGGCCTCACGTTGCCGTTTATGGCAGCGGGTGGATCTTCACTAATCGCCAACTGGATGATTATCGGTCTGCTGCTGCGCATGTCCGATTCCTCGCGCAGGCCCGACCCTAAACCCGTCTCTCCGGACGACCCCGCAGTGCAAGCAGCTCTCGCCGCCCAAAGCCTGACCCCACCACCGGCTGGGGTGAAGGCAGCATGA
- a CDS encoding peptidoglycan D,D-transpeptidase FtsI family protein has translation MNKTLRRVSVVVTVMFLLLFGSSTYFQVVNQNTLNQDGRNVRALYNEYGKHRGPIVVAGQSIASSVKVDDVYGYQRTYTDGPLYAPVTGYYSVVYGFSGLERTLNDTLSGDADALFYQRISDVLSGKQGQGATVELSIDPAAQKAAWNALGDHRGAVVALDPSNGAVLAMVSKPSYDPNQLASHDVKAVREAWKKLNADPNKLLVNRAIAGDLYPPGSVFKLVVASAALKTGHYTKDSQIPGPGSMVLPGTKTTLTNHPRGDASPCGPDGNSSLLDAIRQSCNTSFAQLGLSLGDQALTNEAKSFGFGQALKIPLGVTPSSIGTGLNQSQLAMSSIGQYEDRVTPLQVAMISAAVANDGVVMKPQLVSAIRTSDLREIDALAPKELSQPLSAANAAQMRDMMVATVKDGTGTAAQIKGAEVGGKTGTAEWGAGRTPHAWFTGYAKSGDRKVAVAVVVEEGGYGGDAAAPVARDVMKAVLKK, from the coding sequence ATGAACAAGACCCTGCGCCGAGTGTCAGTGGTCGTCACTGTCATGTTTTTGCTGCTGTTTGGTTCCAGCACCTATTTCCAGGTGGTGAACCAGAACACGCTCAACCAGGATGGACGCAATGTCCGGGCCCTGTACAACGAGTATGGAAAGCATCGCGGACCGATCGTGGTCGCGGGGCAATCCATTGCTTCATCGGTCAAGGTGGATGATGTCTACGGATATCAACGTACCTACACGGATGGGCCTCTCTACGCTCCCGTCACCGGCTACTACTCGGTGGTGTACGGGTTCTCCGGCCTGGAACGCACCCTGAACGACACCCTGTCCGGTGATGCAGATGCCCTGTTCTACCAGCGCATTTCCGACGTTCTCTCGGGTAAGCAGGGACAGGGCGCAACCGTTGAGCTGAGCATCGACCCCGCCGCGCAGAAAGCCGCGTGGAACGCGCTAGGTGATCATCGTGGCGCCGTGGTCGCACTGGACCCCTCAAACGGCGCTGTGCTCGCCATGGTGTCAAAGCCGTCCTACGATCCAAACCAGTTGGCGAGCCACGACGTCAAAGCCGTCCGGGAGGCGTGGAAAAAGCTCAACGCCGACCCCAACAAACTGCTGGTAAACCGCGCCATTGCCGGCGACCTATATCCGCCCGGTTCTGTGTTCAAACTGGTCGTAGCATCCGCCGCCCTCAAAACTGGCCACTACACCAAGGACAGTCAGATTCCCGGACCCGGCAGCATGGTGCTGCCCGGGACGAAAACCACGCTGACAAACCATCCCCGGGGTGACGCCTCACCGTGCGGTCCCGACGGCAACTCAAGCCTGCTCGATGCCATCCGCCAGTCCTGCAATACCTCGTTCGCTCAGCTCGGGCTATCCCTTGGCGATCAGGCACTTACCAACGAAGCGAAGAGCTTCGGATTCGGACAAGCGCTGAAGATTCCGCTCGGGGTCACGCCGTCGTCCATCGGAACCGGACTCAACCAGTCACAACTCGCGATGAGTTCCATCGGCCAATACGAAGACCGCGTCACTCCCCTGCAGGTGGCGATGATCTCAGCCGCTGTCGCAAACGACGGCGTGGTGATGAAACCGCAGCTCGTATCCGCAATACGGACCAGTGACCTGCGCGAAATTGATGCACTTGCGCCCAAGGAACTCTCGCAGCCCCTCTCTGCGGCCAATGCCGCTCAAATGCGCGACATGATGGTCGCCACCGTGAAAGATGGCACCGGCACCGCGGCTCAGATCAAGGGCGCTGAGGTCGGCGGTAAAACCGGCACCGCCGAGTGGGGAGCAGGCCGAACCCCGCACGCTTGGTTCACCGGGTACGCCAAGAGCGGTGACCGTAAAGTTGCGGTCGCCGTGGTTGTGGAAGAAGGCGGATATGGCGGCGATGCAGCGGCTCCTGTGGCCCGCGACGTGATGAAGGCGGTGCTGAAGAAATGA
- a CDS encoding FhaA domain-containing protein gives MGFLDRLERGLDRGVTSVFSRGRGQIKPLDLAQGLRRECDDQIQVLDRDRTLAPNVFTVYLNSEDYDRFASWIDTLIEELTRLVVEHVERQRYTLVGAVAVHIERDDEVRAGRFETESRTDKNTGTPATSSAASAAPAPSTDPIIDIDGQQYLLSGPVTVIGRGGDSDIILDDSGVSRHHVELRRERTGLVVTDLGSTNGTFLDGERIRTPVSAHDGQRIRIGRTTLTLTLPTPTADEW, from the coding sequence GTGGGATTTTTGGACCGGCTGGAACGCGGGCTCGACCGCGGTGTCACCAGCGTATTCTCACGCGGGCGCGGACAGATTAAGCCGCTCGACCTCGCCCAAGGACTGCGCCGTGAATGCGACGATCAGATCCAGGTCCTGGACCGGGATCGCACCCTAGCTCCGAACGTCTTCACGGTCTACCTGAACTCCGAAGACTACGACCGATTCGCTAGCTGGATCGACACCCTAATCGAAGAGCTGACCCGCCTCGTGGTCGAACACGTAGAGCGCCAGCGGTACACCCTGGTCGGCGCGGTCGCCGTGCACATCGAACGCGATGACGAAGTGCGCGCAGGCCGGTTTGAAACCGAGTCACGCACCGACAAGAACACTGGTACCCCCGCAACCTCATCCGCCGCTTCCGCTGCACCCGCCCCCAGCACCGATCCGATTATCGATATCGACGGACAGCAATACCTGCTCAGCGGCCCCGTCACCGTTATCGGAAGAGGCGGCGACTCCGACATTATTCTCGACGACAGCGGAGTCTCCCGACACCACGTCGAACTGCGGCGCGAGCGCACCGGACTCGTAGTCACCGATCTCGGGTCCACCAATGGCACGTTCCTCGACGGTGAACGCATCCGCACCCCCGTAAGTGCGCACGACGGTCAGCGCATCCGCATCGGCCGCACCACCTTGACCCTCACCCTTCCCACCCCGACGGCAGACGAGTGGTGA
- a CDS encoding Stp1/IreP family PP2C-type Ser/Thr phosphatase: MTIALDYAARSDVGLVRSNNQDSGYAGSHLLVIADGMGGHAGGDVASSVAIGYLAHLDSETPATDIVAGLEETILQANDAILQRSREEPQLAGLGTTVTALLRSEGKFALAHIGDSRAYLLREGQMTQVTKDHTFVQRLMDEGRLTEEEAERHPQRSVLMRVLGDVDSEPDLDLSLRPAHPGDRWLLCSDGLSGIVSADTIAHTLTSYDQPGDCAEALVQLALKGGGPDNVTVIVADVIDLDDMPSGYPTPSTTAQVVGSAARDRNRPTAATGPAARAAALTRPNPEVPFEDEDFQEDEPPRRTLWPLLVIIALLAAVTVGLGWLGYQWSQKQYFVGTDGANVVVYRGINQDIGPISLFEPEVVTPVKVADLPPVYQERVRSTITAQDRGDAERIIASLKTEVTSHGIPTPTPDASVDPTADPSPSPAQPSPHNPGPAPGSSGE, translated from the coding sequence ATGACCATCGCCCTGGACTATGCGGCACGGTCCGATGTCGGGCTCGTCCGGTCAAATAACCAGGACTCCGGATACGCAGGTAGTCACCTGCTCGTCATCGCGGATGGCATGGGCGGACACGCCGGCGGAGACGTCGCCAGCTCCGTCGCGATCGGCTACCTTGCCCACCTCGATTCGGAAACGCCCGCCACCGACATCGTGGCGGGTTTGGAGGAAACGATTCTCCAGGCCAACGACGCTATTTTGCAGCGTTCGCGGGAAGAACCTCAGCTGGCTGGGCTGGGAACCACGGTGACCGCGCTGCTGCGCAGCGAGGGTAAGTTCGCGCTCGCACACATTGGCGATTCACGGGCATATCTGCTGCGTGAGGGCCAGATGACCCAGGTCACCAAAGATCACACTTTTGTGCAGCGCCTCATGGATGAAGGGCGTCTGACCGAAGAGGAAGCCGAACGCCACCCCCAGCGTTCCGTGCTCATGCGAGTGCTCGGCGACGTCGACTCTGAACCGGACCTCGACCTCTCCCTGCGCCCGGCCCATCCGGGCGACCGCTGGCTGCTGTGCTCGGACGGCCTATCGGGCATTGTCTCCGCCGACACCATCGCTCACACGCTGACCAGTTACGACCAGCCCGGTGATTGCGCTGAGGCCTTAGTACAGCTTGCGTTAAAGGGTGGCGGCCCGGATAACGTGACCGTCATCGTCGCCGACGTCATAGACCTGGATGACATGCCCTCCGGGTATCCCACACCATCGACCACAGCCCAGGTCGTGGGGTCAGCCGCCCGCGACCGCAACCGTCCCACGGCCGCCACCGGACCTGCGGCCCGCGCTGCGGCACTGACCCGCCCCAACCCCGAGGTCCCTTTCGAGGACGAAGACTTCCAAGAAGATGAGCCGCCCCGCCGCACCCTGTGGCCACTGTTGGTGATTATTGCGCTTTTAGCCGCGGTTACCGTCGGGCTCGGGTGGCTCGGCTACCAGTGGAGCCAAAAACAATATTTCGTGGGCACCGACGGCGCCAATGTCGTGGTGTATCGGGGCATTAACCAGGACATTGGCCCGATCAGTTTGTTTGAGCCCGAGGTGGTCACGCCGGTGAAAGTGGCCGATTTACCACCCGTCTACCAAGAACGCGTCCGCTCCACCATCACCGCCCAGGACCGTGGCGACGCCGAACGCATTATTGCCAGTCTGAAAACGGAAGTGACCTCGCACGGCATTCCCACGCCGACCCCTGACGCCTCCGTAGATCCCACCGCAGATCCCAGCCCCTCCCCCGCCCAGCCTTCACCGCACAATCCGGGACCTGCCCCCGGGTCGAGCGGGGAGTGA
- a CDS encoding serine hydrolase domain-containing protein gives MSSIPVFDEFPFSCALGVTDARGTGCTLGDPRRPYPLASVSKPITAMSAWIAVERELLDLDAAAGPPGATVRHLLSHAAGLAFSSDDVLSAPGRRRTYSNRGFEILGDQIGADTGYDPLDWIERTVVEPLGMADAVIEGSPAAGFCASVLDLLALGRELLCPTLVSPQLHRLATHVVFEGLPGVLPGYGRQEHNDWGLGVEIRAQKSPHWTGSGNSPGTFGHFGQSGSFLWVDPEAGVACAFLGEQPFGEIHQHLWSRLSDEVLGRFADADRKVPAR, from the coding sequence GTGAGTTCGATCCCGGTTTTTGACGAGTTTCCGTTCTCCTGCGCCCTGGGTGTGACCGATGCCCGCGGCACCGGGTGCACACTGGGTGATCCGCGCAGGCCGTATCCGCTGGCGAGTGTCAGCAAGCCGATCACGGCGATGTCCGCGTGGATTGCGGTGGAGCGGGAACTGCTTGATCTTGACGCTGCCGCTGGGCCTCCGGGGGCCACCGTGCGGCATCTGCTCAGCCATGCCGCGGGTCTTGCGTTTAGTTCCGACGACGTCTTGAGCGCACCAGGTCGGAGGCGGACGTATTCAAACCGCGGGTTTGAGATTTTGGGTGATCAGATTGGGGCGGACACCGGGTATGACCCTCTGGATTGGATTGAACGCACGGTGGTAGAGCCTCTGGGGATGGCCGATGCGGTGATTGAGGGGTCTCCTGCGGCAGGGTTTTGCGCCAGTGTGTTGGATTTGCTCGCGTTGGGACGGGAACTGCTGTGCCCGACGCTGGTCTCACCGCAGCTGCACCGTCTGGCCACCCATGTGGTGTTCGAGGGGTTGCCAGGGGTGTTGCCCGGTTATGGCCGCCAGGAACATAACGATTGGGGTCTGGGGGTGGAGATCCGGGCACAGAAGTCTCCGCACTGGACGGGATCGGGGAATAGCCCGGGCACGTTCGGTCATTTTGGTCAGTCGGGGTCCTTCCTGTGGGTGGATCCTGAGGCTGGGGTGGCGTGTGCTTTCCTCGGCGAGCAACCGTTCGGGGAGATACACCAGCACCTGTGGTCTCGGCTGTCTGACGAGGTGCTGGGTCGCTTCGCCGATGCCGACAGAAAAGTCCCGGCTCGCTGA